The following are encoded together in the Tepidiforma bonchosmolovskayae genome:
- a CDS encoding ABC1 kinase family protein: protein MFETVQRLRRSARVARTGARIYLGYKRTQRRARKLPPAEAEAAWTARHEQFAELLYRLATDLRGLYIKSGQFIGTRTDLLPEPYTRSLSRLQDAVPPHPFPVVRRTIEEQFGEALEELFAAFDPEPLASASLAQVHRARLPDGRDVVVKVQYPEVAGLVRLDVRNLKTLVGIVARLEPNFDYRTVVNEIASQVPLELDFEREAEMTRRVRENLAHLPGVVVPAVVDGYVRPKVLVTEYVDGVRLLDAERRDAHAPDRAALAEAITNAYGHQIMVDGLFQADPHPGNILVLPGGRVALLDFGLTKELPETARRGFARLVLGTANRDPAMIVAAFRELGVRVRNEEPEALLGTLAILFEPRPIDAPRAELRERNRALRSNPVEQIPGDLVLLGRVIGLLRGVCASLGTPLSPMQMLRPYAERALAG, encoded by the coding sequence ATGTTCGAAACCGTCCAGCGGCTGCGGCGGTCGGCGCGGGTGGCGCGGACCGGGGCCCGCATCTATCTCGGCTACAAGCGGACCCAGCGGCGTGCGCGGAAGCTGCCGCCGGCGGAGGCCGAGGCGGCATGGACGGCGCGGCACGAGCAGTTTGCCGAGCTGCTCTACCGGCTGGCGACGGACCTGCGCGGCCTGTACATCAAGTCGGGGCAGTTCATCGGCACGCGGACGGACCTGCTGCCCGAGCCGTACACCCGGTCGCTCTCGCGGCTGCAGGATGCAGTGCCGCCGCACCCGTTTCCGGTGGTTCGACGCACGATTGAGGAGCAGTTCGGAGAGGCGCTCGAGGAGCTGTTTGCGGCGTTCGACCCGGAGCCGCTCGCCTCGGCGTCGCTGGCGCAGGTGCACCGCGCCCGGCTGCCGGACGGCCGCGACGTGGTGGTGAAGGTGCAGTACCCGGAGGTCGCCGGGCTGGTGCGGCTGGATGTGCGGAACCTGAAGACGCTGGTCGGCATCGTCGCCAGGCTCGAACCGAACTTCGACTACCGGACGGTGGTGAACGAGATTGCGAGCCAGGTGCCGCTCGAGCTGGACTTCGAGCGCGAGGCGGAGATGACGCGGCGGGTGCGGGAGAACCTGGCACACCTACCGGGCGTTGTCGTCCCGGCGGTGGTCGACGGTTATGTACGTCCGAAGGTGCTCGTCACGGAGTACGTGGACGGGGTGCGGCTCCTCGATGCGGAGCGGCGGGATGCGCATGCGCCAGACCGGGCCGCGCTGGCCGAGGCGATCACGAATGCGTACGGCCACCAGATTATGGTCGACGGGCTGTTCCAGGCGGACCCGCACCCGGGGAACATCCTGGTGCTGCCGGGCGGGAGGGTCGCGCTGCTCGATTTCGGGCTGACGAAGGAGCTGCCGGAGACGGCGCGGCGCGGGTTCGCGCGGCTGGTGCTCGGGACGGCGAACCGGGACCCGGCGATGATCGTGGCTGCCTTCCGGGAGCTTGGGGTGCGGGTGCGCAACGAGGAGCCGGAGGCGCTGCTGGGCACGCTGGCGATCCTGTTCGAGCCGCGGCCGATCGATGCGCCGAGGGCCGAGCTGCGGGAGCGGAACCGGGCGCTGCGGTCGAACCCGGTGGAGCAGATCCCGGGCGACCTGGTGCTGCTTGGGCGGGTCATTGGGCTCCTGCGGGGCGTCTGCGCGAGCCTGGGGACCCCGCTCTCGCCGATGCAGATGCTGCGTCCCTACGCCGAGCGGGCCCTGGCGGGCTGA
- a CDS encoding SDR family NAD(P)-dependent oxidoreductase has product MGRLDGKTVIVTGASRGIGAEIARLFAEEGGRVACVARTLREGDHPLEGSLEHTVETIRKAGGEAIPIAADISEYEQCVRAVEEARKAFGPIDVLVNNAALTYFIPIKDYPINKWHRSIAVNFHAPFYLSQLVLQDMLPRKSGAIVNISSGAAIGPGRGPYPENIGRGGTLYGAEKAALERFTQGLASEVYHDGVSVTCVSPSQVVPTPGTVFHHLVTGMDDPRGEPPILMAKAALLLATEPKEKVAGRVTYSQEILLEFGWISEGKGLGVERKGSGYSQI; this is encoded by the coding sequence TTGGGCAGGCTGGATGGCAAGACGGTGATTGTGACCGGTGCGAGCCGGGGCATCGGCGCGGAGATTGCGCGCCTGTTCGCTGAAGAGGGCGGGCGCGTGGCCTGTGTGGCGCGCACGCTGCGGGAGGGCGATCACCCGCTCGAGGGCTCGCTGGAGCACACGGTCGAGACGATCCGGAAGGCGGGCGGCGAGGCGATCCCGATCGCCGCCGACATTTCGGAGTACGAGCAGTGCGTGCGGGCGGTGGAGGAGGCGCGGAAGGCGTTCGGGCCGATCGATGTGCTGGTGAACAACGCGGCCCTCACGTACTTCATCCCGATCAAGGACTATCCGATCAACAAGTGGCACCGGTCGATTGCGGTGAACTTCCATGCGCCGTTCTACCTGAGCCAGCTGGTGCTGCAGGACATGCTGCCTCGGAAGTCGGGCGCGATCGTCAACATTTCGAGCGGGGCGGCGATCGGGCCGGGCCGCGGGCCGTACCCCGAGAACATCGGCCGGGGCGGGACGCTGTACGGGGCGGAAAAGGCGGCGCTGGAGCGGTTCACGCAGGGGCTGGCGAGCGAGGTGTACCACGACGGGGTGAGCGTGACGTGCGTTTCGCCGTCGCAGGTGGTGCCGACGCCGGGGACCGTGTTCCACCACCTCGTGACAGGGATGGACGACCCGCGGGGCGAGCCGCCGATCCTGATGGCGAAGGCGGCGCTGCTGCTGGCGACCGAACCGAAGGAGAAGGTGGCGGGCCGGGTGACCTACAGCCAGGAGATCCTGCTCGAGTTCGGCTGGATCAGCGAAGGGAAGGGGCTCGGGGTGGAGCGGAAGGGGTCGGGCTACAGCCAGATCTGA
- a CDS encoding M23 family metallopeptidase, which yields MAGRVSVVRRWVLAVFAAAACAAGTACSAGADGTADVTVRMVTPAGPSPTPTLPPGVSPTPLVPPELVVSTLEVYQAGALLVSVTGDVIGGQVQFLGRKYPLTKGSQSQYTFVPVDTDELPGQHELVADVRLPNGTRGTLQATVTVLPTQWTVDYLAFTPEQTAALLDPQVVADELALLKSIYVKVTPQKLWSGPWLLPTQGAITARFGEQRSVNGGAPSGHHGGTDIGAAEGAPVVATNSGVVVLARELRVRGNMVIIDHGGGLYSGYAHLSSIAVAEGDRVEAGQLIGAVGNTGLSTGAHLHWEMAAHGILLDALRFTDGTNGF from the coding sequence ATGGCCGGCCGGGTTTCGGTGGTCCGCCGATGGGTGCTGGCGGTGTTCGCGGCGGCAGCGTGCGCGGCGGGGACGGCGTGCTCGGCGGGTGCCGACGGGACAGCGGATGTGACGGTGCGGATGGTGACGCCGGCGGGGCCTTCGCCGACGCCGACGCTGCCGCCGGGCGTTTCGCCGACGCCGCTGGTGCCGCCGGAGCTGGTGGTCTCGACGCTGGAGGTGTACCAGGCAGGGGCGCTGCTGGTATCGGTGACGGGCGACGTGATCGGCGGGCAGGTGCAGTTCCTCGGGCGGAAGTACCCGCTGACGAAGGGGAGCCAGAGCCAGTACACCTTTGTGCCGGTCGATACGGACGAACTGCCGGGCCAGCATGAGCTGGTGGCGGATGTCCGCCTGCCCAACGGCACGCGGGGTACGCTCCAGGCGACGGTCACGGTGCTGCCGACGCAGTGGACCGTGGATTACCTCGCCTTCACGCCGGAGCAGACGGCGGCGCTTCTGGACCCGCAGGTCGTTGCGGACGAGCTGGCCCTGCTGAAGAGCATCTATGTCAAGGTAACGCCGCAAAAACTGTGGTCGGGGCCGTGGCTGCTGCCGACGCAGGGGGCGATCACGGCGCGGTTCGGCGAGCAGCGGTCGGTCAACGGGGGGGCGCCGAGCGGCCACCACGGCGGGACGGACATCGGCGCGGCGGAGGGCGCGCCGGTGGTGGCGACGAACTCGGGCGTGGTGGTGCTGGCGCGGGAGCTGCGGGTGCGCGGCAACATGGTCATCATCGACCACGGCGGCGGGCTGTACTCAGGGTATGCGCACCTGAGCAGCATCGCGGTGGCGGAAGGGGACCGGGTGGAGGCGGGGCAGCTCATCGGCGCGGTCGGGAATACCGGGCTTTCGACGGGCGCACACCTGCACTGGGAGATGGCGGCCCACGGCATCCTGCTCGATGCGCTCCGGTTCACCGACGGGACGAACGGGTTCTAG
- a CDS encoding NuoI/complex I 23 kDa subunit family protein: protein MKGILKGLGVTFSTFLRKPVTIEYPDERKVLPIRQRSFPVLTWDFDHDEPFCTGCNVCVRNCPVDCMTAVMKDNPKYAEGTSNRRKIVDKFWIDYARCMRCNICVEVCPFEAIVMDNTWAGHEHSVYDRRDLHMDIDELTKVARSGQLVHPFRPQDNIEALERKAKGEEPPPPSFVGGRPEDRQRQLERIARGEPAAIQEREPEKPKTAASAAAAGAAAAAGGEAEVLSESKIRAKRMRAEREAKAYLDRGEPVPQEILDRIEYYKNLKPGQPAAAPGAAAGTGAPAGEVLSGTNPDGTMRFPPGIGIGPKGDPNSYEKVRARRMRAERQFKELTEKGEPIPEELAKTLYELGSDLAPGGSIWQTLAAQGGGGAAAAAPAAGGAAGAAKSGAWTPPPGVGTGPKGDPNSFEKVRARRMRAERRAREALAKGEPIPEDVIQTIKELGGTLPEGVE from the coding sequence ATGAAAGGCATCCTCAAAGGCCTCGGCGTCACCTTCTCCACCTTCCTCCGGAAGCCCGTCACCATCGAATACCCCGACGAGCGGAAGGTCCTCCCCATCCGCCAGCGCTCCTTCCCGGTCCTCACCTGGGACTTCGACCACGACGAGCCCTTCTGCACCGGCTGCAACGTCTGCGTCCGCAACTGCCCGGTCGACTGCATGACCGCGGTGATGAAGGACAATCCGAAGTACGCCGAGGGCACCAGCAACCGGCGCAAAATCGTCGACAAGTTCTGGATCGACTACGCGCGCTGCATGCGCTGCAACATCTGCGTCGAGGTCTGCCCCTTCGAAGCCATCGTCATGGACAACACCTGGGCGGGCCACGAGCACTCCGTCTACGACCGGCGCGACCTCCACATGGATATCGACGAGCTCACGAAGGTCGCCCGCAGCGGCCAGCTCGTCCACCCCTTCCGCCCGCAGGACAACATCGAAGCGCTCGAACGGAAGGCCAAAGGTGAGGAGCCGCCGCCCCCCTCCTTCGTCGGCGGCCGCCCGGAGGACCGCCAGCGCCAGCTCGAACGGATCGCCCGCGGCGAGCCCGCCGCCATCCAGGAGCGCGAACCGGAGAAGCCGAAGACCGCCGCGTCCGCTGCCGCAGCCGGGGCAGCCGCAGCCGCTGGCGGCGAGGCCGAGGTCCTCTCCGAATCGAAAATCCGCGCGAAGCGGATGCGCGCCGAGCGCGAAGCCAAGGCCTACCTCGACCGCGGCGAGCCTGTCCCGCAGGAGATTCTCGACCGCATCGAGTACTACAAGAACCTGAAGCCGGGGCAGCCCGCCGCGGCCCCGGGCGCAGCCGCAGGGACCGGCGCCCCCGCCGGCGAGGTGCTCTCCGGCACCAACCCCGACGGCACCATGCGGTTCCCGCCCGGCATCGGCATCGGTCCGAAGGGCGACCCGAACAGCTACGAGAAAGTCCGCGCGCGCCGGATGCGGGCCGAGCGCCAGTTCAAGGAACTGACCGAGAAGGGCGAGCCGATCCCGGAGGAGCTGGCGAAGACGCTCTACGAGCTGGGGAGTGACCTCGCCCCCGGCGGCAGCATCTGGCAGACCCTCGCCGCACAGGGCGGCGGCGGAGCCGCGGCGGCAGCGCCGGCCGCGGGCGGCGCCGCCGGGGCAGCGAAGAGCGGCGCCTGGACCCCGCCGCCGGGCGTCGGCACCGGCCCAAAGGGCGACCCGAACAGCTTCGAAAAGGTCCGCGCCCGCCGCATGCGCGCCGAGCGCCGCGCCCGCGAAGCCCTCGCGAAGGGCGAACCCATCCCCGAGGATGTCATCCAGACGATCAAAGAGCTGGGCGGCACCCTGCCGGAGGGCGTTGAGTAA
- a CDS encoding NADH-quinone oxidoreductase subunit D has protein sequence MSIWPEERLRALADDGFETVDMTINVGPQHPATHGVFRMVLTVDGEKVVDCEPYIGYLHRGLEKLTENHDYRQSMGWWDRTDYLAGMACEMAYCMAVEKLGNIAVPRRAEYIRVMMVELSRILSHFMFLGAFGADVGSFGTSFIYAWRERERIYDFFEEVAGDRMFPTYFRPGGVQMDLPDNYQDRVRWLLGSIRQGLEDFDGLLVGNEIFVERCRGLSPVTPEQAIAWGLTGPCLRATGYRFDLRKDEPYSVYPELKFDIPTGTTGDVFDRFMVRMAEVWQSTLIVEQCLDALSQMEGELVLNPDLPKTLRIDSGECYVRTEGTKGEYGVYALARGGNKPYRMKLRSPSFCNLSALREMVIGTYVADAIIILGSLDIVLGEVDK, from the coding sequence ATGAGCATCTGGCCCGAAGAGCGTCTCCGCGCCCTCGCCGACGACGGCTTCGAAACCGTCGATATGACCATCAACGTCGGGCCCCAGCACCCGGCCACCCACGGCGTCTTCCGCATGGTCCTCACCGTCGACGGCGAAAAAGTCGTCGATTGCGAGCCCTACATCGGCTACCTCCACCGCGGCCTCGAAAAGCTCACCGAGAACCACGACTACCGCCAGTCCATGGGCTGGTGGGACCGCACCGACTACCTCGCCGGCATGGCCTGCGAAATGGCCTACTGCATGGCCGTCGAAAAGCTCGGCAACATCGCCGTCCCCCGCCGCGCGGAGTACATCCGCGTCATGATGGTCGAGCTCTCCCGCATCCTCTCCCACTTCATGTTCCTCGGCGCCTTCGGCGCCGACGTCGGCTCCTTCGGCACCTCCTTCATCTACGCCTGGCGCGAACGCGAGCGCATCTACGACTTCTTCGAAGAAGTCGCCGGCGACCGCATGTTCCCCACCTACTTCCGGCCCGGCGGCGTCCAGATGGACCTCCCCGACAACTACCAGGACCGGGTCCGCTGGCTCCTCGGCTCCATCCGCCAGGGCCTCGAAGACTTCGACGGCCTCCTCGTCGGCAACGAAATCTTCGTCGAACGCTGCCGCGGCCTCTCCCCCGTCACCCCCGAACAGGCGATCGCCTGGGGCCTCACCGGCCCCTGCCTCCGCGCCACCGGCTACAGGTTCGACCTCCGCAAAGACGAGCCCTACAGCGTCTACCCCGAGCTCAAGTTCGATATCCCCACCGGCACCACCGGCGACGTCTTCGACCGCTTCATGGTCCGCATGGCCGAAGTCTGGCAGAGCACCCTCATCGTCGAGCAGTGCCTCGATGCCCTCTCCCAGATGGAAGGCGAACTCGTCCTCAACCCCGACCTGCCCAAGACGCTCCGCATCGACAGCGGCGAATGCTACGTCCGCACCGAGGGCACCAAGGGCGAATACGGCGTCTACGCCCTCGCCAGGGGCGGCAACAAGCCCTACCGCATGAAGCTCCGCTCGCCCTCCTTCTGCAACCTCTCCGCCCTCCGCGAAATGGTCATCGGCACCTACGTCGCCGACGCCATCATCATCCTCGGCTCCCTCGATATCGTGCTCGGCGAGGTCGATAAATGA
- a CDS encoding NADH-quinone oxidoreductase subunit J family protein, giving the protein MATEVIWWVFAILITILSAGVVFSRSVIHSAIFLIGSLAGVGVMFVLMTVEFLALTQFLIYGGAVTVLVLLALMLTRADPSGRAEKVNGPQAPFALLAGAAIAAVLLVAGLSTEWVGNTEAPTNIAIETISQRLFEDYGLPFILASVLLLVALIGAIIVARQEEGE; this is encoded by the coding sequence ATGGCAACCGAAGTCATCTGGTGGGTCTTTGCCATCCTCATCACTATCCTCTCGGCCGGCGTCGTCTTCTCCCGCTCGGTCATCCACTCCGCCATCTTCCTCATCGGCAGCCTCGCCGGTGTCGGCGTCATGTTCGTCCTCATGACCGTCGAATTCCTCGCGCTGACCCAGTTCCTCATCTACGGCGGCGCCGTCACCGTGCTGGTCCTGCTCGCGCTCATGCTCACCCGCGCCGACCCCAGCGGCCGCGCCGAAAAGGTCAACGGGCCCCAGGCGCCCTTCGCGCTCCTCGCCGGGGCCGCCATCGCCGCCGTCCTGCTGGTTGCGGGGCTGAGCACCGAATGGGTCGGCAACACCGAAGCGCCGACCAACATCGCCATCGAAACCATCAGCCAGCGGCTGTTCGAGGACTACGGCCTCCCCTTCATCCTCGCCTCCGTCCTCTTGCTGGTAGCCCTCATTGGGGCCATCATCGTCGCTCGGCAAGAGGAGGGCGAGTAG
- the nuoK gene encoding NADH-quinone oxidoreductase subunit NuoK, whose translation MVPLENYLALSAVMFSLGVYGVLARRNAVLILMSVELMLNAVNLNFVAFAAYLDPGRIVGAIFAVFIITVAAAEVGLALAIVIRLFRNRATANVDEAATMKW comes from the coding sequence ATGGTACCGCTGGAAAACTACCTCGCCCTCAGCGCCGTCATGTTCTCCCTCGGCGTCTACGGCGTCCTCGCACGCCGCAACGCCGTGCTCATCCTCATGAGCGTCGAACTGATGCTCAACGCGGTGAACCTCAACTTCGTTGCGTTCGCCGCCTACCTCGACCCGGGTCGAATCGTCGGCGCCATCTTCGCCGTGTTCATCATCACCGTCGCAGCTGCCGAAGTCGGCCTCGCGCTCGCCATCGTCATCCGGCTCTTCCGGAACCGCGCGACCGCGAACGTCGACGAAGCAGCAACCATGAAGTGGTAA
- a CDS encoding alpha/beta fold hydrolase, with translation MTTQPALHGEDGYLTIHGLRHHYLRWGSVDNEPLVLLHGLMNNARYWEHIAERFVDRWCVYAPDLRGHGESEHAPGGYLVWAFAMDLRGFVEEMDLEAFDLVAHSIGSRIAMAYARDHSHRLKHLVLADMGPQMADQGARGIRRSTGEAQKAPGFATEAEAIEHFARLYPGRDRDFLLRQVYASLQLDEATGNLVFRFDPAIHQATGRGAIVEIPYLWESLEHITCPTLVIRAEKSKVLSPEIAEEMVRRLPNGRLIEIADAGHQVPLHQPEAFSRAVREFLES, from the coding sequence GTGACCACCCAACCGGCCCTCCACGGCGAAGACGGCTACCTCACCATCCACGGCCTCCGGCACCACTACCTCCGCTGGGGCAGCGTCGACAACGAACCCCTCGTCCTTCTCCACGGGCTCATGAACAACGCCCGTTACTGGGAGCACATCGCCGAGCGGTTCGTCGACCGCTGGTGCGTCTACGCCCCCGACCTCCGTGGTCACGGCGAAAGCGAGCACGCCCCCGGCGGCTACCTTGTCTGGGCCTTCGCCATGGACCTCCGCGGCTTCGTCGAAGAGATGGACCTCGAAGCCTTCGACCTCGTCGCCCACAGCATCGGCAGCCGCATCGCCATGGCCTACGCCCGCGACCACTCCCACCGCCTCAAGCACCTCGTCCTCGCCGATATGGGCCCCCAGATGGCCGACCAGGGCGCCCGCGGCATCCGCCGCAGCACCGGCGAGGCCCAGAAAGCCCCCGGCTTCGCCACCGAAGCCGAGGCAATCGAACATTTCGCCCGCCTCTACCCCGGCCGCGACCGCGACTTCCTCCTCCGCCAGGTCTACGCCTCCCTTCAGCTCGACGAGGCCACCGGCAACCTCGTCTTCCGCTTCGACCCCGCCATCCACCAGGCCACCGGCCGCGGCGCCATCGTCGAAATCCCCTACCTCTGGGAAAGCCTCGAACACATTACCTGCCCCACGCTCGTTATCCGCGCCGAAAAGAGCAAAGTCCTCTCGCCCGAGATCGCCGAGGAGATGGTCCGCCGCCTGCCGAACGGCCGCCTCATCGAAATCGCCGACGCCGGCCACCAGGTGCCGCTCCACCAGCCCGAGGCCTTCAGCCGCGCCGTCCGCGAATTCCTCGAGTCCTGA
- the nuoH gene encoding NADH-quinone oxidoreductase subunit NuoH yields MMLFADPLFGLPAWLDAVIRIVIVVLAMTVIVVYSTYGERKLVARFQQRLGPMRTGPWGLWQGFADALKLVGKEDIRPKNADRWVFELAPYATFIPVLLTLMVLPFAENWGVRNLALGVFFVFAVLGLNIVGILMAGLGSGNKYALLGGIRAAAQMISYEIPLVVSLLCVVMITGADTGNGVGTLNLNTIAALQEDRPYIVLQPLAFLIFFTAMLSELHRAPFDIPVAESEIVGGYFVEYSGIRWSMFQLTEYASMWGFAVFGSVVFLGGWAWPFGVDSHWAVQLATTFTKALAIVVVIIWIRTTVPRLRIDQLMNFSWKVLLELSFLQLVVNGIILYYEWPQELLALTSALGAAFLIFLIIRHASARSTKGLLGTYRTLGASSS; encoded by the coding sequence ATGATGCTCTTTGCCGACCCCCTCTTCGGGCTCCCCGCCTGGCTCGATGCCGTTATCCGCATCGTCATCGTCGTCCTCGCCATGACGGTCATCGTCGTCTACAGCACCTACGGCGAACGGAAGCTCGTCGCCCGCTTCCAGCAGCGCCTCGGCCCCATGCGCACCGGCCCCTGGGGCCTCTGGCAGGGCTTCGCCGATGCCCTCAAGCTCGTCGGCAAGGAGGACATCCGCCCGAAGAACGCCGACCGCTGGGTCTTCGAGCTCGCGCCCTACGCGACCTTCATCCCCGTCCTCCTCACCCTCATGGTCCTCCCCTTCGCCGAGAACTGGGGCGTCCGCAACCTCGCCCTCGGCGTCTTCTTCGTCTTCGCCGTCCTCGGCCTCAACATCGTCGGCATCCTCATGGCCGGCCTCGGCTCCGGCAACAAGTACGCCCTCCTCGGCGGCATCCGCGCCGCCGCCCAGATGATCAGCTACGAAATCCCGCTCGTCGTCTCGCTCCTCTGCGTCGTCATGATCACCGGCGCCGATACCGGCAACGGCGTCGGCACCCTGAACCTCAACACCATCGCCGCCCTCCAGGAGGACCGGCCCTACATCGTCCTCCAGCCGCTCGCCTTCCTCATCTTCTTCACGGCGATGCTCTCCGAGCTCCACCGCGCACCCTTCGATATCCCCGTCGCCGAATCCGAAATCGTCGGCGGCTACTTCGTCGAGTACTCCGGCATCCGCTGGAGCATGTTCCAGCTCACGGAATACGCCTCGATGTGGGGCTTCGCCGTCTTCGGCTCGGTCGTCTTCCTCGGCGGCTGGGCCTGGCCGTTCGGCGTCGACAGCCACTGGGCCGTCCAGCTCGCAACCACCTTCACCAAGGCCCTCGCCATCGTCGTCGTCATCATCTGGATCCGGACCACCGTCCCCCGCCTCCGCATCGACCAGCTCATGAACTTCAGCTGGAAGGTTCTCCTCGAACTCTCCTTCCTCCAGCTCGTCGTCAACGGCATCATCCTCTACTACGAGTGGCCCCAGGAGCTGCTCGCCCTCACCAGCGCGCTCGGCGCCGCCTTCCTCATCTTCCTCATCATCCGCCACGCCTCTGCCCGCTCGACCAAAGGGCTCCTCGGCACCTACCGCACCCTCGGAGCGTCGTCGTCATGA
- a CDS encoding NADH-quinone oxidoreductase subunit B, giving the protein MSEATVPPYVPDYGAEPERLRPVELPQTRAAYRIVLPGVIQTGADLVLAMSRKSSLWPMTFGLACCAIEMIGTFMANHDLDRFGIVPWPSPRQSDVMIVSGTVTKKMAPAIKLLYEQMPNPKYVISMGACATNGGPYTEYDRVLQGVDKIIPVDVYVPGCPPRPESLLDGFLRLQEKIMEDRRMVG; this is encoded by the coding sequence ATGAGCGAAGCGACCGTCCCGCCCTACGTCCCCGATTACGGCGCCGAGCCCGAACGCCTCCGCCCGGTCGAGCTGCCCCAAACCCGCGCCGCCTACCGTATCGTCCTTCCCGGCGTCATCCAGACCGGCGCCGACCTCGTCCTCGCCATGAGCCGGAAGAGCTCCCTCTGGCCCATGACCTTCGGCCTCGCCTGCTGCGCCATCGAAATGATCGGCACCTTCATGGCCAACCACGACCTCGACCGCTTCGGCATCGTCCCCTGGCCCAGCCCCCGCCAGAGCGACGTCATGATCGTCTCCGGCACCGTCACGAAGAAGATGGCCCCGGCCATCAAGCTCCTCTACGAGCAGATGCCGAACCCGAAGTACGTCATCTCGATGGGCGCCTGCGCCACCAACGGCGGCCCCTACACCGAATACGACCGCGTCCTCCAGGGCGTCGACAAGATTATCCCGGTCGATGTCTACGTCCCCGGCTGCCCGCCGCGCCCTGAATCGCTCCTCGATGGCTTCCTCCGACTCCAGGAGAAAATCATGGAAGACAGGCGGATGGTCGGATGA
- the rpsT gene encoding 30S ribosomal protein S20, whose translation MAHHKSAIKRWHQSLRERERNRSRRTRARNAIRKLREAVAAGDGDAIKEALSRAYSAVDRAAKKGAIHVGKADRLKRRMAHLVQKAQSKQNAA comes from the coding sequence ATGGCTCACCATAAGTCCGCTATCAAGCGCTGGCACCAGTCGCTCCGCGAACGGGAGCGCAACCGCTCGCGGCGCACCCGCGCCCGCAATGCTATCCGCAAGCTCCGCGAGGCGGTCGCGGCCGGCGACGGCGACGCGATCAAGGAAGCCCTCAGCCGGGCGTATTCGGCAGTGGACCGCGCCGCGAAGAAGGGCGCCATCCACGTGGGCAAGGCCGACCGCCTGAAGCGCCGCATGGCGCACCTCGTCCAGAAGGCCCAGTCGAAGCAGAACGCGGCCTGA
- a CDS encoding NADH-quinone oxidoreductase subunit A, producing MSFYDQWSAILIAAIAGFILVFTALIGTRLLAPFARERAKGLSYECGMLPIGRNWAQVHVRYYLVAIVFLLFDVETVFIFPWAITYLSLAEFIFWQMILFIAILSLGLVYAWKRGVLEWK from the coding sequence ATGAGCTTCTACGACCAGTGGTCCGCCATCCTTATCGCCGCCATCGCCGGCTTCATCCTCGTCTTCACGGCCCTCATCGGCACCCGCCTCCTCGCACCCTTCGCCCGTGAGCGCGCCAAGGGCCTCTCCTACGAGTGCGGCATGCTCCCCATTGGCCGCAACTGGGCCCAGGTCCACGTCCGCTACTACCTCGTCGCCATCGTCTTCCTCCTCTTCGACGTCGAAACCGTCTTTATCTTCCCGTGGGCGATCACCTACCTCTCGCTCGCAGAATTCATCTTCTGGCAGATGATCCTCTTCATCGCCATCCTCAGCCTTGGCCTCGTCTACGCCTGGAAGCGAGGCGTCCTGGAGTGGAAATGA
- a CDS encoding NADH-quinone oxidoreductase subunit C: MSKPLAPKPIDQVVKLLEQRFGKLPVTISQTATDANIDVPPEHFRAVVEELKNHRDLAFDFLRNIVGIDMLEEGLACKYQFFSYKNRQSVQVTVLTPPGNPHIPSITDLYPAANWHEREAAEMVGLVFDGHPNLKNLLLDEDVRIHPLLKAHPLQKAEILQGIEDTTPGFPF, translated from the coding sequence ATGAGCAAGCCCCTCGCCCCGAAGCCCATCGACCAGGTCGTCAAACTCCTCGAACAGCGGTTCGGCAAGCTCCCCGTCACCATCTCCCAGACGGCCACCGACGCCAACATCGATGTCCCGCCCGAGCACTTCCGCGCCGTCGTCGAAGAGCTGAAGAACCACCGCGACCTCGCCTTCGACTTCCTCCGCAACATCGTCGGCATCGACATGCTCGAAGAGGGACTCGCCTGCAAGTACCAGTTCTTCTCCTATAAGAACCGGCAGTCGGTCCAGGTCACCGTTCTCACGCCGCCGGGGAACCCCCACATCCCGAGCATCACCGACCTCTACCCCGCAGCCAACTGGCACGAGCGCGAAGCCGCCGAGATGGTGGGCCTCGTCTTCGATGGGCACCCAAACCTCAAGAACCTCCTGCTCGACGAAGACGTCCGCATTCACCCCCTCCTCAAGGCCCACCCGCTCCAGAAGGCCGAGATCCTGCAGGGCATCGAAGACACTACCCCGGGGTTCCCGTTCTGA